In Sardina pilchardus chromosome 8, fSarPil1.1, whole genome shotgun sequence, the genomic window ATGGAAATAGCAAACCAGGGAGACTCCTGATGGATCACTAACTGGTGGCATGATTTGTAGATAGACAACTCATTATATCTCAttctaaagaaagaaagattaaaaagcattcagagagtgcagaccttcgctaagcgcctcctggatccagatggtgatctggatcactcccaaaattgaattgtttctttcttgggtcatttcagacctttcctgaaaatttaattgaaatacatctacagtatatgtttttttttaagtttgacagacaaacaagccccaatgaaaacataacctccttggcggaagTAAAAAAGATTGAATGAATAGTGGGAgagaggagttgtgtgtgtgtttagggtccGGACAGCCTGAGAATATGGACTCACCCCTCAGCCTTTTGTttctctcacctcacctcagcGGTCTGAACTGTCTGCTGTCAGGGTGTGCAATAGAGACGTGCATCGTCTTTATAAGACAACAGGAAATTCACCATTAAAATAGGAAGTGTGCAATTGGGACATtcctggaagtgtgtgtgtctgtgtgtgtgtgtgtgtgtgtgtgtgtgtgtgtgtgtgtgtgtgtgtgtgtgtgtgtgtgtgtgtgtgtgtgtgtgtgtgtgtgtgtgtgtgtgtgtgtgtgtgtgtgtgtgtgtgtgtgtgagagagagagagagagagagtttaacaATAaacgatcaatcaatcaatagtcAAGTGCTATTCAAATAGGACATGCAATAAATGTCATCAAAACAGCTGGTGTTTAGTCGATTCAAGAAACATTTGCACTTCTTTAATGCTTACTCATCTCTAAATGTATATATGGGATACTGTAGGTGTCCTGTGCCTGTCCTGGCagtactacagtatgtaagcCAGCCTGCAGTATATGAGAGACAATATGTCCTTAAAGCTAAGCTAAACAGAGATTACTTCCACCCAGGTATAGTGACTTTAAATGAATTTAGCTCTATTGAAAAGCAGCTTGTCTGTAAAAATAGTATCGGTTGTTCAtgctacacaacacagtgaTGTAATGGATGTTATGCATGACTATAAGTGGCACATGTGACCACGGACACAAGCCTGTTACCTAAGCAACCAAGAATCGTAAACAATGTCATCCACTGCGACCACGGAATCAGGCCGTGGATGACATCACCAGTCGTCCACTGATTTAGTAACCTCTGTGGATTAGTGCTAAAGTGGTTTAAGCCCAAAGATTCTAGCTCCACTCTTAGATCTTGGTTTAAGCCTAACCCGACTGGTGCTATACTGGTCGAGGTGACCACCCTGTGTTTGCTCTACGCTCTCTCAGAGCTGCCTATGCTGGACTAATCCTGCACCAGATCGGACTGTTCCTCCCAGTGTCCAGTGGACAGGCATCACATCACAGAGGTCAGCTTTCACCTGAGAAAGATCTCTtggttcacaaacacacacacacacacacacccacttcaCAGGCCATTGACCGTCTCAAGCTTTCACCTTTCAATGCTTGCCATATCAATCTGAACACAAAACAGATTGCATAATATTTCAGaaatgtgtttatttcacaAAATGCAAAACTGTGAAAGCATTGTGTTGAATGTAAATCAGGGGAAAAAGGTCACTGAAACTGCAGCCTTGACAGGGCATGTGGTGAGCGATGCTGTTGTCCATGATGAGTTTTAAACAAGTTTCTCGATGTGAGGTATAGTCCAGAAGTCAAAATATATACACATCCATATATGAAAACATACAAGAAAGATATGCGCTGTaccaaaacaaatgtaaagatcaagaccaaaacaaatgtaaagATCAAGACAGAtcattttgtcacatacagtatgctaacACTGGGTGTTGGCTTGGCTCTAGCACCAGTCATCCAACCCACTGGCGTGAGGTAGGACCTTCAGCTACTGTGGGAACCTGACCGGAAAGCATAAGACTATTCCCGACTACAAAGGTGGCTTTCCCAAGTGCTTACTGGCCAGATAGCAGTGGAGGTTGATCTGTTGCAATCAAATGGTACATTTTCACCAAAAGCTGAATTCCCCCTTAATGGCTGAGATCCATTGAAGGTTAACCATAAATAGGTGGGATCAAAATTTGCTAGTGCTGCCACAACAAAACAGACATTTCAAAAGCAAAGCAACTCTcatgtaaacaaacatttgAAATCTCTGAAAAGCATGAAGCTGTTTGACACAGAATTATTTCAGAGTGACTATTAATGAACAGACGTCATTTATCTAAAGGTTTTCTAGGGTGGAGAACCTCAGCTGTCCCTGTTGTAAAATGAACCAACTTAACACTCATTCATTTCCACTCAGTCAATCAGTGTCAATCATCCATCACCTCATCTCTcttcagtgtcacacacacacacacacacatgcagacaaatacgctagcacacacacacacacacacacacacagacaaactcacacacacacacacacacacacgagcagacAAACTcaaactagcacacacacactcgtccataaaggacacacactggtgtgtgtcACAGTGCCCAGTGTCCGATGAGGAAGGAGAGCGCTGACCCCAGCAGGATGTTGCACGCCAGGGACGCTCTGGAGTCGGTCGCGCCGCTCATGTAGTATTCCATATCCGTCTCGTTCCGGAACTCTCCGTCCACGTAGCCGCCGGTGCCCGATGCTGCGTAGCCGCCCCTGCTGCCGTACCCGCCTCCGTACCTGGGGTAGCCTCCGCCGTAGCCGCCTCCGAAGCCACCTCCGTAACCGTAGCCGCCGCCGTATCCGCCGCCGTATCCGGGGCGGACCATGGAGCCGAGCACGGCGCCCCCTAGTGCCCCCGCGGCGGCCGCGCCCGCCATCTTGCCCGCGCTGGAGCCGGAGCTCTGGGCGGGTTGACCCCCCCAGGCCCCTCCGCTGCGTACGCCTCCGCCACCC contains:
- the prnpa gene encoding prion protein a (Kanno blood group), which encodes MHLKRGVGVVLASLLLLTTVSPVWARRGGGFGRMGGGMRSGGGGWGGGGVRSGGAWGGQPAQSSGSSAGKMAGAAAAGALGGAVLGSMVRPGYGGGYGGGYGYGGGFGGGYGGGYPRYGGGYGSRGGYAASGTGGYVDGEFRNETDMEYYMSGATDSRASLACNILLGSALSFLIGHWAL